The DNA region GTGGTTGTTCGGCTTTTGGCGGTCGAAGCTACCGGAGCTGGTCTTGAAGCGCCGGTGCTCGCCGGTCAGGTAGTAGCCGGCCTGGGCGTACAAACCGCCGAAGGTCGGATCGCCCACGGAAGGCGCGTCGGTATCCGCCGTCACGTACTCACCGGCGAACCAGAACGGACCGAAGACGCCCGCGACCTCGCCACCGAGGATGGTGGCGCCGTCGGCGGCGAAGTTGCCGGTGTTGACGAAGCGGCTGGACAGGTGAGCCTCCGGGCGGGACCGGAAGCGCAGAGTGGATTCCGTGTCCTTGACGGTGCCGTAGGCGCCGAGGTGGAGCAGGCGGGCGCCCTTGTCTTCGAAGATCGGACGGAAACCGACGCGGCCGGTGAAGTTGATGTTGTCTTCGCCGGTGGATTCGCCGAAGTCGTCCGCGTCGTAGAAGACGCCGACGCCCCAGTTGACCCTGTCGCCGCTCTTGCCGGAGACGCCCACGCCGGAGTTGCGGCTCGGCGAGAAGGCTTCGATGGGCAGTGAGCGCTCCAGGAAGGCGAGGTAGTTGGAACTGGTCGTCTCCTCCAGGCTGAAAGGCTCCTTGAAGTGGCCGAAGGTCACTTTGCCCCAGTCCTGCTTCAGGGCGATCCAAACGTCCTTGAATTCCGCGCCGCCGACGAAGTCGTACTGCGCTTTGAATTCAACCCGGTCGTAGATGGTGCCGGAGAAGAACAGCCGGGCGCGGCGGAACTCGAAGCCGTCCTCGACGCTGTCGATCTCATCGTCGGCGTCGGCGAAGGTGTAGTCCGCCATGATCCGGCCGCCGAACTTGAGCTTGTGACCCTTGTCCGGGTTTTCGATCTTGTGGCCGTTCGACCACTGGGCGACCCAGTCGTCGGCCTGGGCGGCCGGCGCGACGAACAAAAGGCCCACCAGGGCCGCCGTCGCACAGCCTGAGGAACGCAGAATCAGCGCCTTCATCGGTCTCTCTCCTTGTGCCCTCGTTGAGGTTCCGAAACGATTGAGATGAACCATCACTTGCTGGAGGTTTGTGATTGGATTTTGCACGCTCTTCGGTCCTTCTCTACCCACCGCTCGCGTGTTCTCGATGCTCGAAAGCCCGTTGCGAAGTGAGAGAACCGGCGTGGTTGGATTGGGTTGTGTACCGCGGCCCTCGAGCCGGCCGGCCTCGTTGGACAGGTGGACCCTATGGGAGGTCTGCCCACGCTGGCGCGACGGTCGTGTGACACGCCTGTGAAGTCACCGCCGGAAGGCGTAAAAGGATATCAGGGGGCCGCGATGCCGGAGGAGGGGTCGGAGGAGAATCGCGGCAGGGTGACTCGAAAGGTCGTTCCCACGCCGACCTGGCTGACGACGTCGAGGCGCCCCTTGTGACCCTGCACGACGTGTTTGACGATCGCCAGGCCGAGGCCGGTGCCGCCCTCGTCGCGGCTGCGCCCTTTGTCGACCCGATAAA from Acidobacteriota bacterium includes:
- a CDS encoding porin, yielding MKALILRSSGCATAALVGLLFVAPAAQADDWVAQWSNGHKIENPDKGHKLKFGGRIMADYTFADADDEIDSVEDGFEFRRARLFFSGTIYDRVEFKAQYDFVGGAEFKDVWIALKQDWGKVTFGHFKEPFSLEETTSSNYLAFLERSLPIEAFSPSRNSGVGVSGKSGDRVNWGVGVFYDADDFGESTGEDNINFTGRVGFRPIFEDKGARLLHLGAYGTVKDTESTLRFRSRPEAHLSSRFVNTGNFAADGATILGGEVAGVFGPFWFAGEYVTADTDAPSVGDPTFGGLYAQAGYYLTGEHRRFKTSSGSFDRQKPNNHFGSQSGSGAWEIVARISSLDLNDGAISGGELDDYTLGLNWYLNPATRMMLNYVHADLDNVGEADFVLLRWQVDF